One window from the genome of Elaeis guineensis isolate ETL-2024a chromosome 5, EG11, whole genome shotgun sequence encodes:
- the LOC105034760 gene encoding uncharacterized protein isoform X1 — translation MKTACSVAHYSGLLLFNRHRSSISIRQTRRINFQFVKISRIPIRQSFANCKQIKCAATGGNGHRELMSKDRFDSSEPFWLSMIKDVAWSLRSLAVFLREQPIQLKYIEWPTFQSTVKTASLTLVLVAFLIVALSSIDSALCYTSALLVRKTA, via the exons ATGAAAACTGCTTGTTCCGTAGCTCATTATTCAG GTTTACTTCTGTTCAACAGGCATAGATCATCTATTTCGATTCGGCAAACTAGGAGGATCAATTTCCAGTTTGTTAAG atCTCAAGGATACCAATTCGGCAGTCCTTTGCCAATTGTAAGCAAATAAAATGTGCCGCAACTGGAGGGAATGGCCATCGAGAATTAATGTCTAAAGACAGATTTGATTCTTCTGAGCCATTTTGGTTGAGTATGATCAAGGATGTTGCTTG GAGTTTGAGATCGTTGGCTGTCTTTTTGCGTGAGCAACCTATTCAGTTGAAGTATATAGAGTGGCCCACCTTCCAAAGCACG GTGAAGACAGCTTCCCTAACCCTCGTTCTTGTTGCTTTTCTCATTGTTGCATTGTCCTCTATTGACTCAGCCCTCTGTTATACATCAGCTTTACTGGTCAGGAAAACTGCATAA
- the LOC105034760 gene encoding uncharacterized protein isoform X2, whose amino-acid sequence MKTACSVAHYSGLLLFNRHRSSISIRQTRRINFQFVKISRIPIRQSFANCKQIKCAATGGNGHRELMSKDRFDSSEPFWSLRSLAVFLREQPIQLKYIEWPTFQSTVKTASLTLVLVAFLIVALSSIDSALCYTSALLVRKTA is encoded by the exons ATGAAAACTGCTTGTTCCGTAGCTCATTATTCAG GTTTACTTCTGTTCAACAGGCATAGATCATCTATTTCGATTCGGCAAACTAGGAGGATCAATTTCCAGTTTGTTAAG atCTCAAGGATACCAATTCGGCAGTCCTTTGCCAATTGTAAGCAAATAAAATGTGCCGCAACTGGAGGGAATGGCCATCGAGAATTAATGTCTAAAGACAGATTTGATTCTTCTGAGCCATTTTG GAGTTTGAGATCGTTGGCTGTCTTTTTGCGTGAGCAACCTATTCAGTTGAAGTATATAGAGTGGCCCACCTTCCAAAGCACG GTGAAGACAGCTTCCCTAACCCTCGTTCTTGTTGCTTTTCTCATTGTTGCATTGTCCTCTATTGACTCAGCCCTCTGTTATACATCAGCTTTACTGGTCAGGAAAACTGCATAA